One segment of Thermococcus profundus DNA contains the following:
- a CDS encoding Lrp/AsnC family transcriptional regulator, giving the protein MDELDRRILSLLQKNARLSYREIARELNVAVGTVYNRIKKMEETGVIKGFCVNIDYEKVGFGLTTVIGIKAEGREIVRIERKLAENPRVMQVYDVTGEYDIIIVAKFRDRADMNHFVKWVLSLDGVEKTNTSVVMDVAKESFTIELEEPTSGS; this is encoded by the coding sequence ATGGACGAGCTGGACAGGAGGATACTCTCTCTACTTCAGAAGAACGCGAGGCTCTCGTACAGGGAGATAGCGAGGGAACTGAACGTCGCTGTTGGCACAGTGTACAACAGGATAAAGAAAATGGAGGAAACGGGTGTCATAAAGGGATTCTGTGTTAACATAGACTACGAGAAGGTGGGCTTTGGGCTGACGACGGTGATAGGGATCAAGGCAGAGGGGAGGGAAATCGTAAGGATAGAGAGAAAGCTGGCGGAGAACCCGAGGGTAATGCAGGTCTACGACGTAACCGGGGAGTACGACATAATAATCGTCGCCAAGTTCAGGGACAGAGCGGACATGAACCACTTCGTTAAGTGGGTGCTCTCGCTGGACGGGGTGGAAAAGACGAACACGAGCGTGGTGATGGACGTCGCGAAGGAGAGCTTTACCATAGAACTCGAGGAACCTACTTCAGGATCATGA
- a CDS encoding molybdenum cofactor synthesis domain-containing protein, with product MAFLKVVPLEDAMKIVNSMKLEPKIEEVPLEEALGRVLAEDVVSPIDVPPFDRATVDGYAVKAEDTFMASEAEPVRLKVVGEVHAGDFPDFVLDAGTCVYISTGAPLPQGADAVIQFEDVEREGDEVVIYKPAYPTMGVMKRGVDIPKGKLILRSGTRLGFKETALLSAIGMARVKVYKKPRVAVISTGSEIVLPGQELEPGRIYDINGRAVSDAIRELGGEACFLGVARDEEKRVAELILQGIAECDMVLLSGGASGGMRDLTSSIIERLGRVYVHGIAIQPGKPTIIGEIDGKPVIGLPGYPTSCLTNFTLLVAPLLRKLIGRETEVRKTRKKLAHKVFSVKGRRQFLPVRIEGDTAVPILKGSGAVTSFVEADGFIEVPENVEILEAGEDVEVTLFG from the coding sequence ATGGCGTTCCTGAAGGTCGTTCCGCTTGAGGATGCGATGAAGATAGTCAATTCCATGAAGCTGGAACCTAAAATCGAGGAAGTCCCCCTTGAAGAAGCCTTAGGACGAGTTCTCGCGGAGGACGTTGTTTCCCCCATTGATGTTCCCCCTTTTGACAGGGCCACCGTTGATGGGTACGCCGTCAAAGCTGAGGACACATTCATGGCGAGCGAGGCGGAGCCAGTTAGGCTCAAAGTGGTTGGAGAAGTCCACGCTGGTGATTTTCCCGATTTTGTCCTCGATGCGGGAACTTGCGTTTATATCTCAACGGGCGCCCCCCTTCCACAGGGAGCCGACGCCGTCATCCAGTTCGAGGACGTTGAGCGGGAGGGGGACGAGGTTGTAATCTACAAACCCGCTTATCCCACTATGGGAGTTATGAAGCGTGGTGTGGACATTCCTAAGGGCAAGCTGATCCTGCGGAGTGGAACACGCCTGGGGTTCAAGGAGACGGCGCTTCTATCTGCGATTGGGATGGCGAGGGTTAAAGTCTACAAAAAGCCCAGGGTGGCGGTTATAAGCACCGGGAGTGAAATCGTCCTCCCTGGACAAGAACTGGAGCCCGGTAGGATCTATGATATCAACGGTAGGGCCGTTTCCGATGCGATAAGGGAACTTGGCGGGGAAGCCTGCTTCCTTGGAGTCGCCAGGGACGAGGAGAAGCGCGTTGCCGAGCTCATACTTCAGGGGATTGCGGAATGTGATATGGTGCTTCTCAGTGGGGGCGCCAGCGGGGGGATGCGCGATCTGACGAGCTCGATCATCGAAAGGCTTGGTCGGGTTTACGTACACGGTATTGCCATACAGCCGGGTAAACCGACTATAATAGGGGAGATAGACGGAAAGCCCGTCATCGGCCTGCCGGGCTACCCGACCAGCTGTCTCACGAACTTCACTCTTCTCGTTGCCCCCCTCTTAAGAAAGCTTATTGGCAGGGAAACCGAGGTCAGAAAAACAAGGAAAAAGCTTGCCCACAAGGTTTTCTCCGTCAAGGGAAGGAGGCAGTTCCTTCCGGTCAGAATAGAGGGGGATACGGCGGTTCCAATACTGAAGGGCAGCGGTGCGGTTACCAGCTTTGTTGAGGCCGACGGCTTCATCGAGGTTCCCGAGAACGTTGAGATACTTGAAGCCGGGGAAGATGTGGAGGTCACGTTATTTGGTTAG
- a CDS encoding ATP-binding protein, with protein sequence MQVSYGARIARYEQAYQEAIERGDFSRARLLAIRCADLLRNMASENLEFSDYYLELAAQWEKRAEELKDSPPRQKGTFQISDLISRSTVTWDDVGGLWDAKRILASAIGLNLARVPGKLEPWKGVLLFGPPGTGKSLLASAVAGSIGATFINVSVSNVLSKYFGESSKLAASVYELARRKSPSIVFIDEFDALAMKRSSLEDAARRVLSTFLVEIDGFKRRNSRDRVITLAATNRPWDLDEAILSRFPLRIYVPLPDERSAVDILRIHLRGFAVRADLRAVARTAVRRLFSGRDLANLARMTVMKMLSEMNPELSNPKLVGSLAGKELTTRPLEMDDFKYGLRKIKSPITQSLVKKYEKWAEEFGL encoded by the coding sequence ATGCAGGTATCCTATGGAGCACGTATAGCCAGATACGAGCAGGCGTACCAGGAAGCCATCGAGAGAGGGGACTTCTCAAGGGCGAGGCTACTCGCTATCAGGTGCGCCGATCTACTGAGGAACATGGCCTCGGAAAACCTGGAGTTCTCCGACTACTATCTAGAGCTCGCGGCACAGTGGGAGAAGAGGGCTGAGGAACTCAAGGATTCCCCACCACGTCAGAAGGGCACTTTTCAGATTAGCGACCTCATATCGAGATCCACCGTGACCTGGGATGATGTAGGGGGTCTGTGGGATGCAAAGAGAATCCTGGCCAGTGCGATAGGCCTCAACCTGGCCAGGGTTCCAGGGAAGCTCGAGCCGTGGAAGGGAGTACTGCTCTTCGGACCTCCAGGAACGGGAAAAAGCCTCCTCGCCAGTGCCGTGGCGGGCAGCATTGGGGCCACGTTCATAAACGTCAGCGTGAGCAACGTCCTGAGCAAGTACTTCGGTGAGTCCTCCAAGCTGGCGGCATCCGTCTATGAACTCGCACGTCGGAAGAGTCCAAGCATAGTCTTCATAGACGAATTCGATGCCCTGGCAATGAAGCGCTCCTCCCTGGAAGACGCCGCCAGAAGGGTTCTCTCAACGTTCCTGGTTGAGATAGATGGCTTCAAGAGGAGGAACTCAAGAGACAGGGTGATAACACTCGCGGCCACGAACAGGCCCTGGGATCTTGACGAAGCAATTCTATCCAGGTTTCCGCTGAGGATTTACGTGCCCCTGCCAGATGAGAGGTCGGCGGTCGACATATTGAGGATACACCTCAGGGGCTTTGCGGTAAGGGCCGACCTTCGGGCGGTTGCAAGAACCGCCGTGAGAAGGCTGTTCTCGGGTAGAGACCTTGCGAACCTGGCCAGGATGACCGTGATGAAGATGCTAAGCGAGATGAATCCAGAGCTATCCAACCCAAAACTTGTGGGTTCACTTGCGGGAAAGGAGCTCACAACAAGGCCCCTGGAAATGGACGACTTCAAATATGGTCTGAGAAAAATAAAGAGCCCAATAACGCAGTCCCTCGTTAAAAAGTACGAAAAATGGGCGGAGGAGTTTGGGCTCTAA
- the serS gene encoding serine--tRNA ligase gives MLDIKLIRENPDVVRNDLIKRGEIEKLKWVDEILELDAKWRENLKKINQLRKERNQLAVQIGKRKKAGEPVDDLLARSNEIVKQIEELEKEVEELRKKIDYYLWRLPNITHESVPVGKDDTENVPIRFWGKAKVWEGFIESFKEQSLGKMDYEVLSWRPRLHVDMLELLRGADLERAAKVSGARFYYLMNELVILDLALIRFALDRLIEKGFVPVIPPYMVRRFVEEGVTSFGDFEDVIYKVEDEDLYLIPTAEHPLAGMHANEIIEGKDLPLLYVGVSPCFRKEAGTAGKDTKGIFRVHQFHKVEQFVYSRPEESWEWHEKIIANAEEIFQALEIPYRVVNICTGDLGYVAAKKYDIEAWMAGQGKFREVVSASNCTEWQARRLNIRYRDKTHEKPKFVHTLNSTAIATSRAIVAILENHQTEEGVVKLPKALWKYTGFKEILPASMKERCCQD, from the coding sequence ATGCTCGACATAAAGCTCATCCGCGAAAATCCGGACGTTGTGCGGAACGACCTCATCAAGCGCGGGGAAATTGAGAAGCTCAAGTGGGTAGACGAGATTCTGGAGCTCGACGCAAAGTGGCGCGAGAACCTGAAGAAGATAAACCAGCTAAGGAAGGAGCGCAACCAGCTGGCAGTCCAGATTGGCAAGAGGAAGAAGGCAGGGGAGCCCGTGGATGATCTCCTCGCGAGGAGCAACGAGATAGTGAAACAGATCGAGGAGCTTGAGAAAGAGGTCGAAGAGCTGAGGAAGAAGATCGACTACTACCTCTGGAGGCTTCCAAACATAACCCACGAGAGCGTCCCGGTCGGAAAGGACGACACCGAGAACGTCCCGATAAGGTTCTGGGGTAAGGCTAAGGTCTGGGAAGGATTCATAGAGAGCTTTAAGGAGCAGAGCCTCGGGAAGATGGACTACGAGGTTCTCAGCTGGAGGCCCAGGCTCCACGTCGACATGCTTGAACTTCTCCGCGGTGCCGACCTCGAGAGGGCCGCCAAGGTGAGCGGTGCTCGCTTCTACTACCTCATGAACGAGCTGGTAATCCTCGATTTAGCTCTCATCCGCTTTGCCCTCGACAGGCTCATCGAGAAGGGCTTCGTCCCCGTTATACCCCCCTACATGGTGCGCCGCTTCGTTGAGGAGGGCGTCACCAGCTTCGGCGACTTCGAGGACGTCATCTACAAGGTCGAGGATGAGGACCTCTACCTCATCCCCACTGCCGAGCACCCGTTGGCTGGAATGCACGCCAACGAGATAATAGAAGGAAAAGACCTTCCGCTCCTCTACGTCGGCGTCTCCCCCTGCTTCAGGAAGGAGGCGGGAACCGCTGGAAAGGACACAAAGGGAATCTTCCGCGTCCACCAGTTCCATAAAGTAGAGCAGTTCGTCTATTCCAGGCCGGAGGAGAGCTGGGAGTGGCACGAGAAGATAATAGCCAACGCCGAGGAGATATTCCAGGCCCTTGAGATACCCTACCGCGTCGTGAACATCTGCACCGGCGACCTCGGTTACGTGGCAGCTAAGAAGTACGACATAGAGGCCTGGATGGCGGGGCAGGGCAAGTTCAGGGAAGTGGTGAGCGCGAGCAACTGTACCGAGTGGCAGGCGAGGCGCTTAAACATCCGCTACCGCGACAAGACCCACGAGAAACCCAAGTTCGTCCACACACTCAACTCCACTGCAATAGCGACTTCGAGAGCTATTGTGGCCATCCTGGAGAACCACCAGACGGAGGAGGGCGTCGTAAAGCTCCCGAAGGCCCTCTGGAAGTACACCGGCTTCAAGGAGATACTGCCGGCGAGCATGAAGGAGAGGTGCTGCCAGGATTAA
- a CDS encoding nucleotidyltransferase domain-containing protein, with translation MPREKVVRIWDEREVVYTPKRWRYLWEKREKALAIMERLEGFDPQLYGSVARGDVRRDSDIDIFIPFRVPSYLIELALEGLVGRRKIVMATPWHLIKGVIEIDEETTVTFPLIEPTDRELEFYRWGGTVDLWGVKTKRRAPGVNKKLILIIPTEKGHVEREVVGREPEVARTLGVSIDIVNERVHVLTRRDAIGRTGIYIDEEVPDWMSFEEALKVIADRDPNVRRKVRERGGV, from the coding sequence ATGCCTAGGGAGAAGGTCGTTAGAATCTGGGACGAGCGCGAGGTGGTTTACACCCCAAAGCGCTGGCGCTACCTCTGGGAGAAGAGGGAGAAGGCCCTGGCGATAATGGAGCGCCTTGAGGGGTTCGACCCCCAGCTCTACGGCAGCGTTGCTAGGGGAGACGTCAGGAGAGACAGTGACATAGACATCTTCATTCCGTTTAGGGTGCCGAGTTACCTCATTGAGCTCGCCCTTGAGGGCCTCGTTGGGAGAAGGAAGATAGTAATGGCAACCCCCTGGCACCTCATCAAGGGGGTAATAGAGATAGACGAGGAAACAACGGTAACCTTCCCTCTCATCGAGCCAACCGACAGGGAGCTGGAGTTCTACCGCTGGGGCGGAACTGTCGATCTATGGGGAGTGAAGACAAAGCGGCGCGCCCCAGGGGTTAACAAAAAGCTGATTCTGATAATCCCGACGGAGAAGGGGCACGTCGAGAGGGAGGTCGTTGGAAGGGAACCTGAAGTTGCTAGAACTCTCGGCGTCAGCATCGACATAGTGAACGAGAGGGTTCACGTCTTAACTAGAAGGGACGCGATAGGGAGAACCGGCATCTACATAGACGAGGAGGTTCCAGACTGGATGAGCTTCGAGGAGGCGCTGAAGGTAATAGCCGACCGCGACCCGAACGTGAGGAGGAAGGTAAGGGAAAGGGGAGGGGTTTAA
- a CDS encoding L-threonylcarbamoyladenylate synthase, with product MTVVIPMRDGLDERRLRVAARFIREGELVAFPTETVYGLGGDALNRDAVLKIFKAKGRPADNPLIVHIADFEMLYELAREVPKEAELLAKRFWPGPLTLVLPKAEKVPKETTGGLDSVAVRMPSHEIALALIRESGRPIAAPSANISGKPSPTLAEHVIDDFYGRIACIVDGGETPIGVESTVIDLTSWPPVLLRPGGLPLEEIEKAVGEIEIHPAVRGKEVDLAKAPGMKYRHYSPSADVIVVEGKKERVHEKIRELVSSFRNEGKRVGVMATGGFYEADEFFDLGGSEEEVARNLFKALRELDKRGVDIIIAEGIEERGLGLAVMNRLRKAAGYRILRV from the coding sequence TTGACGGTAGTAATTCCAATGCGCGATGGATTGGACGAGAGGAGGCTTAGAGTAGCCGCGAGGTTCATACGCGAGGGGGAACTCGTCGCGTTTCCCACTGAGACCGTCTACGGTCTAGGTGGGGATGCGCTCAACAGGGATGCCGTCCTGAAGATATTCAAAGCCAAAGGGAGGCCCGCTGATAATCCCCTAATCGTCCACATAGCGGATTTTGAGATGCTCTACGAGCTGGCGCGGGAGGTTCCAAAGGAAGCGGAGCTTTTGGCTAAGCGCTTCTGGCCCGGCCCATTAACCCTAGTGCTTCCAAAGGCCGAGAAAGTGCCAAAGGAAACAACTGGGGGATTAGACAGCGTTGCCGTTAGGATGCCATCTCACGAGATAGCACTCGCCCTCATAAGAGAAAGCGGAAGGCCCATAGCGGCCCCGTCGGCCAACATAAGCGGAAAGCCAAGCCCAACCCTCGCTGAACACGTGATTGACGACTTCTACGGCAGGATAGCTTGCATAGTCGACGGCGGCGAGACCCCTATAGGGGTGGAAAGCACGGTTATAGATCTGACAAGTTGGCCTCCGGTTCTCCTGAGGCCTGGAGGTCTTCCCCTTGAGGAGATAGAGAAGGCCGTTGGGGAGATCGAGATCCACCCGGCGGTGAGGGGAAAGGAGGTTGACCTAGCTAAGGCCCCGGGGATGAAGTACAGACACTACTCTCCCAGCGCGGACGTCATAGTCGTGGAGGGAAAGAAGGAGAGAGTTCACGAGAAGATACGCGAGCTCGTTTCATCTTTCAGGAACGAGGGGAAGCGCGTTGGTGTCATGGCAACTGGGGGCTTCTACGAGGCCGACGAGTTCTTCGACCTCGGCGGGAGCGAGGAAGAAGTGGCGAGAAACCTCTTCAAGGCATTGAGGGAGCTTGACAAGCGGGGCGTTGATATCATAATCGCTGAGGGCATTGAGGAGAGGGGTTTAGGCCTCGCGGTGATGAACCGCCTCAGAAAAGCGGCCGGATACAGGATTCTGAGGGTTTAA